The Arachis ipaensis cultivar K30076 chromosome B05, Araip1.1, whole genome shotgun sequence nucleotide sequence TTTTGTCACGGTAGGGACTTagttacaaaatctgatatgatATAAAGACTCAaccgaaaagaaaaaaagtataaggatctaattgaaaatCCGATAAAATTATAGGAAccgacagaataattaaaccttaaatttAATTAGTCAAATTCATACTAAAATATAGATAGTGATTACACAAGAGAATGTTCTTCTAAACTCTACATTTTAAGTATATACTTTTAAGATGTTGAGAAAGAAGGCACAATTATTCAATCTTGGAGGATATCCTGCTGAGTCCAAATGACAGATTTGCCCTTGTTCATGAAACTAAACAAAAACAATTTGCAATATATAAATAAGAGATTTTTGTCTAGAATGTTTTTTGGATATGCATGTTAGAAAAGCAAAGCAACTAAGGccactttatattttttttaactttgctTAGTGGTGAAGTCCCTTTGGAGCAATTGACAGAAAGAAAATGCCACCATGTTCTAAAGAAGAAGCTCTTGTTAGACTCTTCTACAATGTCTCAAGCTCTTTTCAGCTTCTCTtcatctttctcttctcttcttctattttgCTTCTCAACTTCATCAACTTCATTGGAAGCTACTCCATTTTCCAAAGGTAATAGAACATGCTTGGTTAACATAATTGTTTTTGGTTTTGGTTTCTTATTGTTTGTTTGTTATGTTGCAGGGATCAGCAGTATGAATATGTGTCTTCTGAATATGATGAAGATGAAGAGATTCAAgaaagttataataataataataatgatgatgaggaTTATTCTATGGAGAGAGATCATATAGTAGCAGATATCATTGGTGGAGGAGAAACCCTTTTGTTTCTTAAACATAATCAGAATCTCTCTCATGAAGAATTCATCACCCCCCAAGAGAGCTTCATTGAAGAAGATGATTCAGAAGAAACCTTTTCAGTTCACAAGTCACCAGTGGTTTCAGATTTTGGAAGTGAGGAACCAGAAGTAGTAGTAGaaactgaagaagaagaagaagaaaaagaattgtttcCAGCAAGAGATGCTGATTCTGTTCCAGATTCTGTCCCAGTTGAGATAGTGACAAAAAGTGACATATTGGATAGAGACAAAAACTGTGATGGTAACATCTCACATCATAGCTATAAGACTATATAGTTTAGTTTGTTACATCATTATTATTCACATGCACAACATAGTTCTTGATTCTACTTTATGCAGAAGATGATGAAGTTGGTGTTGGACTTGTCAAGAATAAGAAGGTGCAAGATTCAAACAAGATCACAAGGGATGATGAGAAGAGATTCTTCTATGTGCATGCTGGTCCTACTATTACACAATTGGACAGTACTAATAATAAGAAACTTATTGGTGAGGAAAAGGATCATAATAATAAATATGATGAGGAAATATTTGGAGATTCTTGCACTGTAGGCTCCACTTCTAAGAGCTCCTCTGAATGGAGGAGTTCCATCAAAGATTCTTGTTGTGGAACTGAAGACCCTTTTTCTTCATCATCAAGGAGAAGCTGCCCCAAGTGGGAATCTTacactctttttcaaaaatatgatgaGGAAATGTCATTCCTTCACAGGATTAGTGCACAGAAACTTCAAGAAACTGGTAAATTACCTCTCTCTCCTTGTTCCTTGTTTAATTCTGGCTAccccataattttttttttttttaccaatgtCACCTTTTTCGAAATTTATTATCAAAATTCCATCTTTTACAACTAAGTACTCAGATGTTACTCTTACCTTTGTTATttcatttttaataatatttgttgGTCATGTAACTAACGTTGCTCTCAGTTTAAAAAGGGTGGATTTTTAGTAATAAGATACGGAAAAAGTGacactttg carries:
- the LOC107644306 gene encoding uncharacterized protein LOC107644306 isoform X2, with product MPPCSKEEALVRLFYNVSSSFQLLFIFLFSSSILLLNFINFIGSYSIFQRDQQYEYVSSEYDEDEEIQESYNNNNNDDEDYSMERDHIVADIIGGGETLLFLKHNQNLSHEEFITPQESFIEEDDSEETFSVHKSPVVSDFGSEEPEVVVETEEEEEEKELFPARDADSVPDSVPVEIVTKSDILDRDKNCDDDEVGVGLVKNKKVQDSNKITRDDEKRFFYVHAGPTITQLDSTNNKKLIGEEKDHNNKYDEEIFGDSCTVGSTSKSSSEWRSSIKDSCCGTEDPFSSSSRRSCPKWESYTLFQKYDEEMSFLHRISAQKLQETESLRSIKVAPRSISERIVYKFSTANKKLEGDNNIHHNPYNELEAAYVAQICITWEALNWNYKKFQSKRASRVDLADPGCPATIAQQFQQFQVLLQRYVENEPYEHGRRPEIYARVRLMAPKLLLVPEYRESDDDQKEDGLDTRISSASFLVIMEDGIKTFMSFLKADKERPCQILASYFRRNKRALVDPTLLRLIKKVNHKKKIKVKDLRRSGKCLRRKKLKVEEEMEIVMALIDLKVVSRVLRMSELSEEQLHWCEEKMSKVKVMDGKLQRDSTPLFFPPSSSH
- the LOC107644306 gene encoding uncharacterized protein LOC107644306 isoform X1; translated protein: MPPCSKEEALVRLFYNVSSSFQLLFIFLFSSSILLLNFINFIGSYSIFQRDQQYEYVSSEYDEDEEIQESYNNNNNDDEDYSMERDHIVADIIGGGETLLFLKHNQNLSHEEFITPQESFIEEDDSEETFSVHKSPVVSDFGSEEPEVVVETEEEEEEKELFPARDADSVPDSVPVEIVTKSDILDRDKNCDEDDEVGVGLVKNKKVQDSNKITRDDEKRFFYVHAGPTITQLDSTNNKKLIGEEKDHNNKYDEEIFGDSCTVGSTSKSSSEWRSSIKDSCCGTEDPFSSSSRRSCPKWESYTLFQKYDEEMSFLHRISAQKLQETESLRSIKVAPRSISERIVYKFSTANKKLEGDNNIHHNPYNELEAAYVAQICITWEALNWNYKKFQSKRASRVDLADPGCPATIAQQFQQFQVLLQRYVENEPYEHGRRPEIYARVRLMAPKLLLVPEYRESDDDQKEDGLDTRISSASFLVIMEDGIKTFMSFLKADKERPCQILASYFRRNKRALVDPTLLRLIKKVNHKKKIKVKDLRRSGKCLRRKKLKVEEEMEIVMALIDLKVVSRVLRMSELSEEQLHWCEEKMSKVKVMDGKLQRDSTPLFFPPSSSH
- the LOC107644306 gene encoding uncharacterized protein LOC107644306 isoform X3 → MPPCSKEEALVRLFYNVSSSFQLLFIFLFSSSILLLNFINFIGSYSIFQRDQQYEYVSSEYDEDEEIQESYNNNNNDDEDYSMERDHIVADIIGGGETLLFLKHNQNLSHEEFITPQESFIEEDDSEETFSVHKSPVVSDFGSEEPEVVVETEEEEEEKELFPARDADSVPDSVPVEIVTKSDILDRDKNCDEDDEVGVGLVKNKKVQDSNKITRDDEKRFFYVHAGPTITQLDSTNNKKLIGEEKDHNNKYDEEIFGDSCTVGSTSKSSSEWRSSIKDSCCGTEDPFSSSSRRSCPKWESYTLFQKYDEEMSFLHRISAQKLQETESLRSIKVAPRSISERIVYKFSTANKKLEGDNNIHHNPYNELEAAYVAQICITWEALNWNYKKFQSKRASRVDLADPGCPATIAQQFQQFQVLLQRYVENEPYEHGRRPEIYARVRLMAPKLLLVPEYRESDDDQKEDGLDTRISSASFLVIMEDGIKTFMSFLKADKERPCQILASYFRRNKRALVDPTLLRLIKKVNHKAKED